In the genome of Mixta calida, the window ATTGAACTCGCTGTGAAGATGCAGTGTACCCGCGGCAAGACGGAAAGACCCCGTGAACCTTTACTACAGCTTGACACTGAACATTGAGCCTTGATGTGCAGGATAGGTGGGAGGCTTTGAAGCGCGGACGCCAGTCTGCGTGGAGCCATCCTTGAAATACCACCCTTTAATGTTTGATGTTCTAACCTGGCGCCGTAATCCGGCGTGGGGACAGTGTCTGGTGGGTAGTTTGACTGGGGCGGTCTCCTCCCAAAGTGTAACGGAGGAGTACGAAGGTCAGCTAATCACGGTCGGACATCGTGAGGTTAGTGCAATGGCATAAGCTGGCTTGACTGCGAGAGTGACGGTTCGAGCAGGTGCGAAAGCAGGTCATAGTGATCCGGTGGTTCTGAATGGAAGGGCCATCGCTCAACGGATAAAAGGTACTCCGGGGATAACAGGCTGATACCGCCCAAGAGTTCATATCGACGGCGGTGTTTGGCACCTCGATGTCGGCTCATCACATCCTGGGGCTGAAGTAGGTCCCAAGGGTATGGCTGTTCGCCATTTAAAGTGGTACGCGAGCTGGGTTTAGAACGTCGTGAGACAGTTCGGTCCCTATCTGCCGTGGGCGCTGGAAGACTGAGAGGGGTTGCTCCTAGTACGAGAGGACCGGAGTGAACGCACCGCTGGTGTTCGGGTTGTCATGCCAATGGCACTGCCCGGTAGCTAAGTGCGGAAGAGATAAGTGCTGAAAGCATCTAAGCACGAAACTTGCCTCGAGATGAGTCTTCCCTGGGGCCCTGAGCCCCCTGAAGGGACGTTGAAGACGACGACGTTGATAGGCCGGGTGTGTAAGCGCAGCGATGCGTTGAGCTAACCGGTACTAATGACCCGTGAGGCTTAACCTTACAACGCCACAGGCGTTTTGAGGATGAGAGACGATTTTCAGCTTTGTTTACCGGATAAAAGAAATCTGCGGAAACGAAAGATGTTGCGCTGAAGCAAGGCGGCAAATGAGACATCAGGAAGGAGCATACAGCGGTATGTGACTGAGTGATGCGAATGCGGCCAACGCAGCAGCAGCGCAGGAGATTCGTTTCCGGCACAAAGAATTTGCCTGGCGGCAAGAGCGCGGTGGTCCCACCTGACCCCATGCCGAACTCAGAAGTGAAACGCCGCAGCGCCGATGGTAGTGTGGGGCCTCCCCATGCGAGAGTAGGGAACTGCCAGGCATCAAATCAAGGTTAGTCCTGTAAAGGTCGACACCGGTTATCAGCGAGACCCCGCTGGTAATGCAGTATTCGGTGGTGCGGTAGTTCAGTCGGTTAGAATACCGGCCTGTCACGCCGGGGGTCGCGGGTTCGAGTCCCGTCCGCACCGCCACTCTATAAGCAATAGCCCTGACAGCAATGTCAGGGCTTTTTGCTTTTCTGTTTTGGCTCGCTTCAATGCCTTCACTTAAGCCCAAAACTTTTACGCAGACTTTCTTCATCAGTTTTGGGTTCAATATTTTATGTACCTGAAGCATACAGACTGCGTACCAGAGCGTTTACCGCGCCATTTGCTCCAGTCTGTGTACGATGGAGCGTGAGTAGCCTTACAGAAGATGATGTTCGTTAATCCATTCGCCGAGAAAATCGATAAAGGCCCTGACGCGCGTACTGACGGCGCGATCGCTGTAATAAACGGCGTTAAACGGCATTGCGACCGGCAGGCGTTTATCGGCCAGTACCTCAACCAGGCTACCATCGCTGAGTTCTTTATCGATCATGTAGTCTGAGAGGCAGGCGATACCGTTCCCCGCCAGGCAGAGCTGCTTCAGCGTCTCTCCGCTATTGGCAGTAATGGTGGGCTGAATGGTATAGAGTTCGCCGTCGGGCTGCGCTACAGGCCAGCGATTCAGCGCCGGCGTTTCTACGAAGCCGAGGCAGCTGTGCTGCGCCAGCTCGTCAACGCTTACCGGCACGCCGCAGCGCGCCAGATAAGCTGGCGCTGCAATCATTTTGCGATAGCTGGTAAACAGTGGACGGGCGCGCAGGCTGGAGTCTGTCAGGTTCCCGGCGCGGATCGCCACATCCACCTTACGCTCAATCAAATTAATAAAGGTTTCGGAAGAGATGAGAGAAAGCGTCATCTCTGGGTAGCGCTGGCGA includes:
- the yafC gene encoding DNA-binding transcriptional regulator YafC; amino-acid sequence: MKASTDELKIFVTVVESGSFSRAARQLELATSAVSRAVKKLEAKLGVELLTRTTRQISLTQEGEGYFRKVQKLLQEMAAAENELMESRQVPRGLLRVDAATPVVLHLLTPMMAPFRQRYPEMTLSLISSETFINLIERKVDVAIRAGNLTDSSLRARPLFTSYRKMIAAPAYLARCGVPVSVDELAQHSCLGFVETPALNRWPVAQPDGELYTIQPTITANSGETLKQLCLAGNGIACLSDYMIDKELSDGSLVEVLADKRLPVAMPFNAVYYSDRAVSTRVRAFIDFLGEWINEHHLL